A region of Gadus morhua chromosome 18, gadMor3.0, whole genome shotgun sequence DNA encodes the following proteins:
- the LOC115531380 gene encoding peptide Y — MAIIMRPWISLLALVVCLLVCLSNLADAYPPKPESPGSNAAPEDWAKYHTALRHYVNLITRQRYGKRATPEQEVARLLFGVNPDRDTEPRSEYIDQW, encoded by the exons ATGGCCATCATAATGAGACCGTGGATCAGCCTCCTCGCCCTCGTGGTGTGCTTGCTCGTGTGTCTGAGCAACTTGGCGGACGCCTACCCGCCAAAACCGGAGAGTCCTGGGAGCAACGCGGCGCCGGAGGACTGGGCCAAATACCACACGGCGCTCCGACACTACGTCAACCTCATCACGAGGCAACG GTATGGGAAGCGAGCCACCCCAGAGCAGGAAGTGGCCAGGCTGCTGTTTGGAGTCAACCCCGACCGAGACACGGAGCCTCG ATCAGAGTACATTGATCAATGGTAG